The proteins below are encoded in one region of Telopea speciosissima isolate NSW1024214 ecotype Mountain lineage chromosome 10, Tspe_v1, whole genome shotgun sequence:
- the LOC122643930 gene encoding UDP-glycosyltransferase 88F3-like, whose product MKDTIVFYPVPAIGHLVSMVELGKLILRHYNQRFSLTVLISGDFNSAAAIDPYIDHVSHTEPSITFHRFPALPKPPSLPPSPTPHPAVVFFESIRLNNPNLLHTLQTISETSSIAALVIDFMCNPAFPVANELNIPLYYYFPTGASFVALMLHIPNLHNQTNKSFRELGNTTVLHIPGLPPIRASQMGPNLLDRNNQVYNMFLDLGMLLLKSSGIIINTIEALEPKAIKAVRNQVPAIFCIGPLVAKPSDQSGAADCLSWLDKQPSRSVMFLCFGSRGVFSVKQIEEIAVGLERSGQRFLWVVKNPPPIEDKSRRLSSISIMDFDLEAVMPKGFLERTRDRGLVVKSWAPQVEVLNRESVGGFVTHCGWNSVLEAVCGGVPMVAWPLYAEQPLNQEVLVEEMRVALPMEAAEEDGFVVAAEVEKRVRMLIESEEGREISKRCREMKEKALSAWAEGGSSGTAFGELAESWNRG is encoded by the coding sequence ATGAAAGACACTATAGTTTTCTATCCAGTCCCAGCCATCGGCCATCTAGTCTCTATGGTTGAGCTGGGCAAGCTAATCCTCCGCCACTACAACCAACGTTTCTCCCTCACAGTTCTCATTTCAGGCGACTTTAACAGCGCCGCCGCCATTGATCCTTACATCGATCATGTCTCTCACACAGAACCTTCAATAACCTTCCATCGCTTCCCTGCTCTTCCCAAACCTCCTTCCCTTCCACCATCACCCACTCCCCACCCAGCCGTCGTATTCTTCGAATCAATTCGCCTCAACAACCCAAATCTTCTTCACACCCTCCAAACCATCTCTGAAACCTCTTCCATTGCTGCCCTTGTGATTGATTTCATGTGCAACCCAGCCTTCCCTGTCGCCAATGAGCTGAACATCCCTCTTTACTACTACTTTCCCACTGGCGCCTCTTTTGTTGCCTTGATGCTTCACATCCCAAACCTCCATAACCAGACGAACAAGAGCTTCAGAGAGCTTGGCAATACTACTGTTCTCCACATCCCAGGATTGCCCCCAATTCGAGCTTCACAAATGGGGCCAAATTTACTCGATCGGAATAACCAGGTTTACAATATGTTCTTGGATCTGGGTATGCTTCTCCTCAAATCAAGCGGaattataataaataccatTGAGGCACTAGAACCAAAGGCAATCAAGGCCGTCAGGAATCAAGTGCCGGCCATTTTCTGTATTGGACCATTAGTTGCAAAACCCAGTGATCAATCTGGTGCGGCCGATTGTTTGTCGTGGCTTGACAAGCAACCGAGTCGGAGCGTTATGTTCTTGTGTTTTGGCAGCCGTGGCGTGTTTTCAGTGAAGCAGATTGAAGAGATCGCTGTTGGACTTGAGAGAAGTGGACAGAGGTTCTTGTGGGTGGTGAAGAACCCTCCACCAATCGAGGATAAATCAAGGAGGCTGTCTTCGATATCCATCATGGATTTCGATCTTGAAGCTGTGATGCCTAAGGGGTTTCTGGAGCGGACCAGAGACAGGGGTCTGGTGGTGAAGTCATGGGCGCCGCAGGTGGAGGTATTGAACCGAGAATCGGTGGGTGGATTCGTGACTCATTGCGGATGGAACTCGGTTTTGGAAGCTGTGTGTGGTGGGGTGCCGATGGTAGCATGGCCGCTCTATGCAGAGCAGCCTCTCAATCAGGAGGTTTTGGTGGAGGAGATGAGGGTGGCTTTGCCAATGGAGGCCGCGGAGGAGGATGGATTTGTGGTTGCTGCCGAGGTTGAGAAGCGAGTCAGAATGCTGATTGAGTcggaggaggggagagagattaGCAAACGCTGTcgagaaatgaaggagaaggcTTTGTCTGCGTGGGCGGAGGGTGGGTCCTCTGGGACTGCTTTTGGCGAGCTTGCCGAGTCATGGAATCGGGGATGA
- the LOC122641370 gene encoding UDP-glycosyltransferase 88F3-like: MKDTIVLYPVPGLSHLVSMVELGKLIIRHHSHGFSVTVLLIQTDSVSNPTVDSYIDHVSQTDPSIVFHRFPALPKLESSTPSFLQTIRRNNPNLLHTLQTISNSSSIAALVVDFFCYSAFPIAADLNIPLYNYMPTGASGLSVFLYLAKIHNQTDKSLRELGNTNLDIPGLPIIRAAQMPELVLDRNNEFYDAMLDLSNHLPKSRGIISNTFEALEPRVIEAVTQQMPAFFCIGPLVVEPIDKSTESDCLKWLDAQPSRSVVFLSFGSRGVFPAKQIAEIAAGLERSDQRFLWVVRSPPPDSDKRFSFSATEDFDLDAVMPEGFLDRTRDRGLVVKSWAPQVEVLSRESVGGFVTHCGWNSILEAVCAGVPLLAWPLYAEQEVNKVVLVEEMKLAMPMEVAEEDGIVVAAEVEKRVRALMDSEEGTEMRERCREMRKKALAAWAEGGSSKTAFTNLAESWERR, translated from the coding sequence ATGAAAGACACCATAGTTCTGTACCCAGTTCCGGGCCTTAGCCACCTTGTCTCCATGGTTGAACTTGGGAAGCTAATCATCCGCCACCATAGTCACGGCTTCTCTGTCACAGTCCTCCTCATCCAAACCGACTCAGTCAGCAACCCTACCGTAGATTCTTACATCGATCATGTCTCTCAAACAGACCCGTCAATCGTGTTCCACCGCTTCCCTGCTCTTCCTAAACTTGAATCTTCAACCCCCTCCTTCTTACAAACCATCCGTCGTAACAATCCAAACCTCCTCCACACCCTCCAAACCATCTCCAACTCTTCCTCCATTGCAGCCCTTGTGGTCGATTTCTTCTGCTACTCTGCCTTCCCTATTGCCGCCGACCTAAACATCCCTCTTTACAACTACATGCCGACCGGTGCCTCTGGTCTTTCCGTCTTCCTTTACCTTGCAAAGATTCATAACCAGACTGACAAGAGCCTCAGGGAGCTTGGCAACACTAATCTCGACATCCCGGGATTGCCCATAATTCGTGCTGCACAGATGCCGGAGCTTGTACTTGATCGAAACAATGAGTTCTACGATGCTATGTTGGACTTGTCAAACCATCTCCCCAAATCAAGGGGAATTATATCAAACACCTTTGAAGCACTAGAGCCAAGAGTAATCGAGGCGGTCACACAACAAATGCCGGCTTTTTTCTGTATTGGACCATTAGTTGTAGAACCCATAGATAAATCTACTGAGTCAGATTGCTTGAAGTGGCTTGATGCGCAACCCAGTCGAAGTGTTGTGTTCTTGAGCTTCGGAAGCCGCGGCGTATTCCCGGCGAAACAGATTGCAGAGATCGCTGCTGGGCTTGAGAGAAGTGACCAGAGGTTCTTGTGGGTGGTGCGAAGTCCTCCACCGGATAGTGACAAACGGTTTTCATTTTCGGCTACGGAAGATTTCGATCTTGACGCTGTGATGCCGGAGGGGTTTCTTGATCGGACCAGAGACAGGGGACTGGTGGTGAAGTCGTGGGCGCCGCAGGTAGAGGTGCTGAGTCGGGAATCGGTGGGCGGATTCGTGACTCACTGTGGGTGGAACTCCATTTTAGAAGCGGTGTGCGCTGGGGTGCCATTGCTGGCTTGGCCGCTCTATGCGGAACAGGAAGTGAATAAGGTGGTTTTGGTGGAGGAGATGAAGTTGGCAATGCCAATGGAGGTGGCGGAGGAGGATGGGATTGTGGTGGCCGCCGAGGTTGAGAAGCGAGTCAGAGCGTTGATGGACTCGGAGGAGGGAACAGAGATGAGAGAACGGTGTAGGGAAATGAGGAAGAAGGCCTTGGCTGCATGGGCTGAAGGTGGATCGTCAAAGACTGCGTTTACCAATTTGGCCGAGTCGTGGGAACGGAGATAA
- the LOC122641372 gene encoding UDP-glycosyltransferase 88F3-like — MKDTIVLYPVPGLSHLVSMVELGKLIIRHHSHRFSVTVLLIQSYSVSNPAVDSYIDHVSQTDPSIVFHRLPALPKLESSSPSFLQTISRNNPNLLHTLQTISNSSSIAALVIDFFCYSAFPIAADLNIPLYNYMPTGASGLSVFLYLAKIHNQTDKSLRELGNTNLDIPGLPIIRAVQMPDILLDRNNAFYDDMLDLSIHLTKSRGIISNTFEALEPRVIEAVTQQMPAFFCIGPLVVEPIDKSTESDCLKWLDAQPSRSVVFLSFGSRGVFPAKQLAEIAAGLERSDQRFLWVVRSPPPDSDKRFSFSATEDFDLDAVMPEGFLDRTRDRGLVVKSWAPQVEVLSRKSVGGFVTHCGWNSILEAVCAGVPLLAWPLYAEQEVNKVVLVEEMKLAMPMEVAEENGIVVAAEVEKRVRALMDSEEGTEMRERCREMRKAALAAWAEGGSSKTAFTNLAESWERR; from the coding sequence atgaaagacaCCATAGTTCTGTACCCAGTTCCGGGCCTTAGCCACCTAGTCTCCATGGTTGAACTTGGGAAGCTAATCATCCGCCACCATAGTCACCGCTTCTCTGTCACAGTCCTCCTCATCCAGAGCTACTCAGTCAGCAACCCTGCCGTAGATTCTTACATCGATCATGTCTCTCAAACAGACCCATCAATCGTCTTCCACCGCTTACCTGCTCTTCCTAAACTTGAATCTTCATCCCCCTCCTTCTTACAAACCATCAGCCGTAACAATCCAAACCTCCTCCACACCCTCCAAACCATCTCCAACTCTTCCTCCATTGCAGCCCTTGTGATCGATTTCTTCTGCTACTCTGCCTTCCCTATTGCCGCCGACCTAAACATCCCTCTTTACAACTACATGCCGACCGGTGCCTCTGGTCTTTCCGTCTTCCTTTACCTTGCAAAGATTCATAACCAGACTGACAAGAGCCTCAGGGAGCTTGGCAACACTAATCTCGACATCCCGGGATTGCCCATAATTCGTGCTGTACAGATGCCGGATATTTTACTTGATCGCAACAATGCTTTCTACGATGATATGTTGGACTTGTCAATCCATCTCACCAAATCAAGGGGAATTATATCAAACACCTTTGAAGCACTAGAGCCAAGAGTAATCGAGGCGGTCACACAACAAATGCCGGCTTTTTTCTGTATTGGACCATTAGTTGTAGAACCCATAGATAAATCTACTGAGTCAGATTGCTTGAAGTGGCTTGATGCGCAACCCAGTCGAAGCGTTGTGTTCTTGAGCTTCGGAAGCCGCGGCGTTTTCCCGGCGAAACAGCTTGCAGAGATCGCCGCGGGGCTTGAGCGAAGTGACCAGAGGTTCTTGTGGGTGGTGCGAAGTCCTCCACCGGATAGTGACAAACGGTTTTCATTTTCGGCTACGGAAGATTTCGATCTTGACGCTGTGATGCCGGAGGGGTTTCTTGATCGGACCAGAGACAGGGGACTGGTGGTGAAGTCCTGGGCGCCGCAGGTAGAGGTGCTGAGTCGGAAATCGGTGGGCGGATTCGTGACTCACTGTGGGTGGAACTCCATTTTAGAAGCGGTGTGCGCTGGGGTGCCATTGCTGGCTTGGCCGCTCTATGCGGAACAGGAAGTGAATAAGGTGGTTTTGGTGGAGGAGATGAAGTTGGCAATGCCAATGGAGGTGGCGGAGGAGAATGGGATTGTGGTGGCCGCCGAGGTTGAGAAGCGAGTCAGAGCGTTGATGGACTCGGAGGAGGGAACAGAGATGAGAGAACGGTGTAGGGAAATGAGGAAGGCGGCCTTGGCTGCATGGGCTGAAGGTGGATCGTCAAAGACTGCGTTTACCAATTTGGCCGAGTCATGGGAACGTAGATAA